Proteins found in one Paenibacillus sp. FSL R10-2782 genomic segment:
- a CDS encoding pyridoxal phosphate-dependent aminotransferase codes for MSKFSIPSADVMKQLPTQFFATLVQNVNREIAAGHDVINLGQGNPDTPTPPHIVKALQESAANPLYHKYSPFRGYGFLKEAIAQRYQEDYGVTLDPETEVAILFGGKTGLVQLPQVLLNPGDVCLVPDPGYPDYWSGVALAKAEMSFLPLKEENRFLPDYEAISEEDRRRAKLMFLNYPNNPTSVTAPLSFYEETVEFAKRNGIVVASDFAYGAIGFDGERPVSFLQAEGARDVGIEFYTLSKTYNMAGWRVGFALGNAEIISMINLLQDHIYVSLFGGIQAAAATALTSSQDCVGELVARYESRRNAFYDALGQIGWKATRPSGSFFSWLPVPQGYTSASFADLLLREAKVAVAPGIGFGNGGEGYVRAGLLSSEARLTEAAERIGKLNLFG; via the coding sequence ATGAGTAAGTTTTCCATCCCCTCCGCTGATGTGATGAAACAGTTGCCCACTCAATTTTTTGCCACACTCGTACAAAATGTAAACCGTGAAATTGCGGCAGGGCATGATGTCATTAATCTCGGGCAAGGGAACCCGGATACACCTACGCCACCTCATATTGTAAAAGCCTTGCAAGAATCAGCGGCTAACCCGCTGTATCATAAATATTCACCTTTTCGCGGTTACGGCTTTCTCAAGGAAGCCATCGCCCAGCGCTATCAGGAGGATTACGGTGTGACGCTCGACCCGGAAACCGAGGTCGCCATCCTGTTTGGCGGAAAAACAGGCTTGGTGCAGTTGCCGCAAGTCTTACTCAATCCCGGCGATGTGTGTCTCGTGCCTGATCCCGGCTATCCGGATTACTGGTCCGGGGTAGCCCTGGCTAAAGCGGAAATGTCCTTTCTCCCATTAAAGGAAGAGAACCGTTTTCTGCCCGATTATGAGGCTATTTCCGAGGAAGACCGCCGCCGGGCCAAGCTGATGTTCCTCAATTATCCGAATAATCCGACCTCGGTCACTGCACCTCTTTCCTTCTATGAGGAAACGGTTGAATTTGCGAAGCGTAACGGCATTGTGGTTGCCAGCGATTTTGCCTATGGTGCTATCGGCTTCGACGGCGAACGTCCGGTGAGCTTCCTTCAGGCCGAAGGTGCCAGGGACGTAGGGATTGAGTTTTATACCCTGTCCAAAACGTACAACATGGCGGGCTGGCGCGTCGGTTTCGCGCTTGGTAATGCTGAAATCATCTCGATGATTAATCTGCTACAGGATCATATTTATGTAAGCCTGTTTGGTGGCATTCAGGCAGCGGCGGCGACCGCTCTCACGTCCTCGCAGGACTGCGTGGGCGAGCTGGTTGCACGCTATGAATCGCGCCGCAACGCTTTTTATGATGCGCTTGGGCAAATTGGCTGGAAGGCGACGCGTCCAAGCGGCTCCTTTTTTAGCTGGTTGCCCGTGCCGCAGGGCTATACCTCAGCTTCCTTTGCCGATCTGCTGCTGCGGGAAGCCAAGGTGGCTGTCGCTCCAGGGATCGGCTTCGGTAACGGCGGCGAAGGATATGTGCGGGCCGGGCTGCTAAGCTCGGAAGCTCGACTGACCGAGGCGGCTGAACGAATTGGCAAGCTGAACCTGTTTGGTTAA
- the proB gene encoding glutamate 5-kinase: MKVVPRKHKLSSFAYKGWKFFCLLKRVQIKEVDVLSTRIVIKIGSSSLTGVEGGLNRESIAYFTREIAGLRSKGHEVLLVTSGAVAAGFREIGYPFRPKLLHEKQAAAAVGQALLMQAYQQAFRDYGLVSAQILLTRSDFLSRKRMNNAGMTVEELLRQQVIPIFNENDTVSIDELKFGDNDMLSALVANLVKAQHLIIITDTDGVYTADPRKHPNAVRFERIDEITEELYAFAGGSGSAVGTGGMRSKIEAAKVATRGGVPVFVGRANADGDLDAAVEGHGPGTYFDTHLSSLPMKKQWLGFMSTPLGTVHVDQGAEEALVNGGHSLLPVGVRRVEGSFHAGDVVEVLGPENKVLGRGIVNYDDGQLRSVQGLPSGEVVGKIGPIHRLEVIHRDEWITL, from the coding sequence ATGAAGGTGGTACCGCGGAAGCACAAACTTTCGTCCTTTGCATACAAAGGATGGAAGTTTTTTTGTTTATTAAAAAGAGTACAAATTAAGGAAGTGGACGTCTTGTCAACACGAATCGTCATTAAAATCGGGAGCAGCTCCTTAACAGGAGTCGAAGGGGGCTTGAATCGGGAATCCATTGCTTATTTTACACGCGAAATCGCTGGACTTCGTTCGAAAGGCCATGAAGTGTTGCTGGTCACATCAGGTGCAGTCGCCGCCGGGTTTCGTGAGATCGGGTACCCGTTTCGCCCCAAGCTGCTGCATGAGAAACAAGCGGCGGCAGCCGTAGGTCAGGCGCTGCTTATGCAAGCCTATCAACAGGCTTTTAGGGATTATGGCTTGGTGAGCGCGCAGATCCTGCTGACACGCAGTGACTTTTTGAGCCGCAAACGGATGAACAATGCTGGAATGACCGTAGAAGAACTGCTGCGCCAGCAGGTCATTCCGATTTTTAACGAAAATGATACTGTATCGATTGACGAATTGAAATTCGGTGATAACGATATGCTGTCTGCGCTGGTCGCCAATCTGGTCAAGGCACAGCATTTGATCATTATCACAGATACCGATGGCGTATATACGGCAGACCCGCGCAAGCATCCGAACGCCGTACGTTTTGAACGCATCGACGAGATTACCGAGGAGCTTTATGCATTTGCTGGAGGTTCCGGGTCAGCCGTAGGGACTGGCGGCATGCGATCCAAGATCGAAGCAGCCAAAGTCGCCACGCGCGGTGGTGTACCTGTGTTTGTGGGACGCGCCAACGCAGACGGGGATCTGGATGCCGCCGTGGAGGGGCACGGGCCGGGGACTTATTTTGACACCCACCTCTCTTCCCTGCCGATGAAAAAACAATGGCTTGGCTTCATGTCGACGCCGCTCGGCACGGTGCATGTAGACCAGGGGGCCGAGGAAGCACTGGTGAATGGCGGTCATAGCCTGCTTCCCGTTGGCGTACGGCGCGTGGAAGGCAGCTTTCATGCCGGAGATGTTGTTGAGGTGCTGGGGCCGGAAAATAAGGTATTGGGGCGCGGCATTGTCAATTATGACGATGGACAGCTGCGAAGCGTACAAGGATTGCCAAGCGGCGAGGTTGTGGGCAAGATCGGCCCTATTCACCGGCTTGAAGTGATTCACAGGGATGAATGGATTACATTATAA